Proteins encoded within one genomic window of Pedobacter africanus:
- a CDS encoding DUF6266 family protein, which produces MARFNGLFDGFNGKLGNLVSYNLKGKQVIRKIGRTTKAPSTAQLAVRQKLLAINTFLKPILPFINVGFELEAAGTDKNPHNIATAYNVKHALQGEYPNISIDYSRVMVSMGALPSALTPAASVTGTLLTFTWGVAADMDWSIKNDRAMLLIYCPELGKAVYSFSGTRRSTGTDGLELPPAYLGKALHCYIAFKSSNGKKVSDSVWINGAFN; this is translated from the coding sequence ATGGCCAGATTTAATGGTCTCTTTGATGGTTTCAATGGCAAACTGGGTAATCTGGTAAGCTACAACCTTAAGGGAAAACAGGTGATCCGTAAAATAGGACGGACAACCAAAGCACCAAGTACTGCCCAATTGGCAGTAAGACAGAAACTTTTAGCAATCAATACTTTTTTAAAACCTATTCTGCCCTTTATTAACGTAGGCTTCGAGTTGGAAGCGGCCGGCACAGACAAGAATCCACACAACATTGCTACAGCTTATAACGTTAAACATGCCCTGCAGGGAGAGTACCCCAACATCAGCATAGATTACAGCAGGGTAATGGTGAGTATGGGCGCATTGCCATCTGCCCTTACCCCTGCTGCTAGCGTAACAGGTACGCTGTTAACCTTTACCTGGGGTGTAGCTGCTGATATGGATTGGAGTATTAAAAACGACAGGGCTATGCTGCTAATTTACTGCCCGGAACTAGGCAAAGCAGTTTATTCTTTTTCCGGTACGCGCAGAAGTACCGGTACAGACGGATTGGAACTACCACCCGCGTATCTGGGCAAAGCGCTGCATTGCTACATTGCTTTCAAAAGCAGTAATGGAAAAAAGGTAAGTGACAGTGTTTGGATAAACGGGGCTTTCAATTAA
- a CDS encoding tetratricopeptide repeat protein, whose amino-acid sequence MKKTYFFTLLILFVGQVALSQTKPIKDLYWDYSQMRMDPATRTQAKDKALALLARSTELTEKQLANVNFHLGRIYEEIKEPDKAVPHYEQAIKLAPAYYVTYRALGFIYLKKCDSIGRTVTEAAKAKNAKLHAERFSAYKNEVSKTLPYFEKSQACDPDERTLAMITNLYNSIKNPQALLTLDERLKKLGGECASLLDDE is encoded by the coding sequence ATGAAGAAAACCTATTTTTTTACTTTGCTTATCCTTTTTGTAGGTCAGGTAGCACTTTCGCAAACAAAGCCCATTAAAGATCTTTATTGGGATTATTCGCAAATGAGAATGGATCCTGCAACCCGTACCCAGGCTAAAGATAAAGCCCTTGCGCTACTGGCACGCTCAACAGAGCTTACAGAAAAACAGCTTGCCAATGTGAACTTCCACCTTGGCCGTATCTATGAAGAAATCAAAGAACCTGATAAGGCAGTTCCCCATTATGAGCAGGCCATTAAGCTGGCTCCTGCTTACTATGTTACTTACAGGGCATTAGGGTTTATTTACCTTAAAAAATGCGATTCAATTGGTCGTACAGTAACAGAAGCAGCGAAAGCAAAAAATGCTAAATTACATGCCGAGCGTTTTAGTGCTTATAAGAATGAGGTCAGCAAAACACTGCCTTATTTTGAAAAATCACAAGCCTGTGATCCGGATGAAAGAACATTGGCAATGATCACCAATTTATATAACAGCATTAAAAACCCTCAGGCCCTTTTAACTCTAGACGAACGTTTAAAAAAGCTTGGCGGAGAATGTGCCTCGTTGCTGGATGATGAGTAG